One segment of Geomonas ferrireducens DNA contains the following:
- a CDS encoding HEAT repeat domain-containing protein: MTLFTDLQEINERLAAPDEEQRRFAVMALRGRPFPEAMELLFRAMADDSWRVRKEAVSVVLQAQPLSAGALEALIDLLRASDNAGLRNSAVESLERIGEPAVEKLCAHLEDPDHDLRKFIIDILGNIRCAACVPLLVRALDDEDMNVRVAAAENLGKIGDRRALPHLLKVLDGGEIWFKFTVLDALSSIGIPVPLAKLEPLLQEGLLRRATYDCLAVIGDAKCIPLLLQGMHEKAKNAREAAAVALMRIRGRLPVQERDALIDLQLRELAGTPAAKKLIDSLHGEDPVLIAVLAQLCGIMRDERAALPLVRAARAERLRAGCLEALRSIGEPVMPLLLEHFPVSGSSERAVVVQLIAETEHHGNDELLFSALEDEGAEVRRCAALALGRLAPAGAASRVAALLDDDDPQVREGALDAVQRLAAADRDGVCAICSKLLRSRDERKRRDAAVILGALSDGERLALLVKDEDATVRRAAVASLARVESPQAPAALVLSLSDEEPEVRIAAAQALAERGGRDVLAPLCLALNDSDPWVQTAALKGLAGVGDAEALPGVMALLEQAQGQVLIAALNTVAALGGAKALAPVQKALSHSDEEVVEAAIAILSGFGTDWIGEHREELLGHPHWMVRRSFVRAVAQLKGAESLGVLDQALARESDPLVKSEIAELLDRLR; encoded by the coding sequence ATCACCCTGTTTACCGATCTGCAAGAAATCAACGAGAGACTCGCAGCCCCTGACGAGGAGCAAAGACGGTTTGCCGTCATGGCACTGCGCGGGCGTCCCTTCCCGGAGGCGATGGAACTGCTGTTCCGCGCCATGGCGGACGACAGCTGGCGCGTGCGCAAGGAGGCGGTGAGCGTGGTGCTGCAGGCACAACCTCTTTCCGCCGGGGCGCTCGAGGCTCTCATAGACTTATTGCGGGCCTCGGACAACGCGGGGTTGCGCAACTCGGCGGTGGAGTCGCTTGAGCGGATCGGGGAGCCTGCTGTTGAAAAGCTCTGTGCTCACCTTGAAGACCCGGACCACGACCTGCGCAAGTTCATCATCGACATCCTCGGCAACATCCGCTGCGCGGCGTGCGTGCCGCTTCTGGTACGGGCGCTGGACGACGAAGACATGAACGTGAGGGTTGCCGCCGCTGAGAACCTGGGCAAGATCGGCGACCGGCGCGCCCTGCCGCACCTCCTTAAGGTGCTTGACGGCGGCGAGATCTGGTTCAAGTTCACCGTTCTCGATGCGCTTTCCTCGATAGGTATCCCGGTGCCGCTCGCGAAGCTCGAGCCGCTTTTGCAGGAAGGGCTCTTGCGGCGGGCGACCTACGACTGCCTCGCCGTGATCGGCGATGCGAAATGCATCCCGCTTTTGTTGCAGGGGATGCACGAGAAGGCGAAGAACGCCCGCGAGGCCGCCGCCGTAGCACTCATGCGGATCAGGGGCCGCCTGCCGGTCCAGGAACGCGATGCGCTCATCGACCTGCAGCTCAGGGAGCTTGCCGGCACCCCGGCGGCGAAAAAGCTCATCGACTCGCTGCACGGCGAGGACCCGGTGCTGATCGCCGTGCTGGCGCAGCTTTGCGGCATCATGCGTGACGAGCGCGCGGCGCTCCCCCTGGTGCGTGCCGCACGTGCCGAGAGGCTGCGCGCGGGGTGCCTGGAGGCGCTGCGCAGCATCGGGGAACCGGTGATGCCGTTGCTTCTCGAGCACTTCCCGGTTTCCGGCTCCAGCGAGCGGGCGGTGGTCGTGCAACTGATCGCGGAAACGGAGCACCACGGTAACGACGAACTCCTCTTCTCGGCCCTCGAGGACGAAGGCGCGGAGGTCCGTCGCTGCGCCGCCCTCGCCCTGGGACGTCTTGCTCCTGCGGGCGCGGCGTCGCGCGTGGCAGCGCTTCTTGACGATGACGACCCACAGGTGCGGGAGGGTGCGCTCGACGCGGTACAGCGTCTTGCCGCCGCCGACCGCGACGGGGTCTGCGCCATCTGCTCCAAGCTTTTGCGCAGCCGCGACGAGCGCAAAAGGCGGGACGCCGCGGTCATCCTCGGCGCGCTCTCCGACGGGGAGCGGCTCGCCCTGCTCGTGAAGGACGAGGATGCCACGGTGCGCCGCGCCGCGGTTGCCTCGCTGGCGCGGGTGGAATCGCCGCAGGCGCCTGCTGCGCTCGTCCTTTCCCTCTCCGACGAGGAGCCCGAAGTGCGCATCGCCGCGGCCCAGGCGCTCGCGGAACGCGGCGGCCGCGACGTTCTGGCGCCCCTTTGCCTTGCGCTGAACGACTCCGATCCCTGGGTGCAGACCGCGGCGCTCAAGGGGCTCGCCGGGGTGGGGGACGCCGAGGCGCTTCCCGGCGTCATGGCGCTTTTGGAGCAGGCCCAGGGGCAGGTGCTGATCGCGGCGCTCAACACGGTCGCGGCACTCGGGGGAGCCAAGGCGCTAGCACCGGTGCAAAAGGCGCTCAGCCACAGCGACGAGGAGGTGGTCGAGGCCGCCATAGCGATCCTCTCCGGCTTCGGCACCGATTGGATCGGCGAGCATCGCGAGGAGCTTTTGGGGCACCCGCACTGGATGGTGCGGCGCTCCTTCGTGCGTGCCGTGGCGCAGCTTAAGGGGGCTGAGTCACTGGGCGTTTTGGACCAGGCGCTCGCCCGTGAATCGGACCCGCTGGTGAAGAGCGAGATCGCCGAACTCCTCGACAGGCTGCGCTAA
- a CDS encoding ExeA family protein, giving the protein MYKEFYGLIEKPFSKTPDPRFLYMSSGHQEALARLEYAVEETEIALLTGDIGCGKTTISRALMDRMGDRYHFLFVFNPRLTADELLRVIASGLQVDTPSSQKDQLLKEITTALYRLHGEGRIPVVVIDEAQMIPDRDLFDELRLLTNFQLDDRNLLSVIIMGQPELREMLASPVYEPFRQRISLTFHLAPLGLEETLEYLDFRIAAAGGEPGLFSPDAVQRIYELSGGVPRRINAVATNALLIGYGRDAAWIDASIIEETAAELLA; this is encoded by the coding sequence ATGTACAAGGAGTTTTACGGTCTCATCGAGAAGCCTTTCAGCAAGACCCCTGATCCCCGGTTCCTTTACATGAGTTCCGGGCACCAGGAGGCCCTGGCGCGGCTCGAGTATGCGGTGGAGGAGACCGAGATCGCCCTTCTTACCGGCGACATCGGCTGCGGCAAGACCACGATTTCGCGGGCGCTCATGGACCGTATGGGGGACAGGTACCACTTCCTGTTCGTCTTCAACCCGCGCCTTACCGCGGACGAGCTTTTGCGCGTGATCGCCTCCGGCCTGCAGGTGGATACCCCCTCCTCGCAGAAGGACCAGCTATTGAAGGAGATCACTACGGCGCTCTACCGTCTGCACGGCGAGGGACGCATCCCGGTGGTGGTGATCGACGAGGCGCAGATGATTCCGGACCGGGACCTTTTCGATGAGCTGCGTTTGCTTACCAATTTCCAGCTCGACGACCGGAACCTTTTGAGCGTGATCATCATGGGGCAGCCCGAGCTGCGCGAGATGCTTGCCTCGCCGGTCTACGAGCCGTTTCGTCAGCGCATCTCGCTCACTTTCCACCTGGCGCCGCTTGGGCTCGAGGAGACGCTTGAGTATCTGGATTTCCGGATCGCGGCGGCCGGGGGGGAGCCCGGGCTTTTCTCACCCGATGCGGTGCAGAGGATCTACGAGCTTTCCGGCGGGGTGCCGCGGCGCATCAACGCCGTCGCCACCAACGCGCTCTTGATCGGCTACGGCAGGGACGCCGCCTGGATCGACGCCTCGATCATCGAGGAGACCGCGGCCGAACTGCTTGCTTGA
- a CDS encoding response regulator transcription factor produces MEKNRILVVEDEESLLKLESILFTSKGYQVTGVRGGKEALAAIAEQAPDLIVLDLMLPDMDGFEVCRHIKENEATRVIPVVMLTAKKSSRDLEHGKQVGADAYITKPFKSVKVLEVIEELLGNQQEKEGR; encoded by the coding sequence ATGGAGAAGAACAGGATCCTCGTGGTCGAGGATGAAGAGAGTCTGCTGAAGCTTGAAAGCATCCTCTTCACCTCCAAAGGATATCAGGTCACCGGCGTACGCGGCGGCAAGGAGGCCCTGGCAGCGATCGCGGAGCAGGCACCGGACCTCATCGTCCTGGACCTCATGCTCCCGGACATGGACGGCTTCGAGGTCTGCCGGCACATAAAGGAAAACGAGGCGACGCGCGTCATCCCGGTGGTGATGCTGACCGCCAAAAAGAGCAGCCGCGACCTTGAGCACGGCAAGCAGGTAGGCGCCGACGCCTACATCACCAAGCCTTTCAAATCGGTTAAGGTGCTCGAGGTGATCGAGGAACTGCTCGGCAACCAGCAGGAGAAGGAGGGGCGATGA
- a CDS encoding response regulator translates to MLIVCPNCKKRFDVTVTGPEEAKKLRCSSCKAVFRLVRKGERSAAPPTAGLKVVVANESGAFCKAVEKVLAAEPFKLFLCTDGKEALETVQREKPAVLLLDVALPTMFGFEVCERVRQDPALSGVKIVLIASIYDKTRYKRSPNSLYGADDYIEKHHIPDSLVSMIYRLTSGGMPPVVRPTESELAAQEQSRSEIRQCEVEETSMAVPPASEAAPSPAAVPAPEEVPVPEAAPIPVEVPAPVEVPAPVEIPAPVEAPAPVEAPAPVEIPAPVEAPAPVEAPVLEAAQEVPAPPVTLAAPAASPAPAQQLPEEQVKARRLARIIVSDIVLYNQAKVELGVREGSFYNLLADDIREGEYLYQQRVSQQVRDTTTFLKDAFEELIAKKRAELNV, encoded by the coding sequence ATGCTGATAGTCTGCCCAAACTGCAAGAAGAGATTCGACGTTACCGTTACCGGTCCTGAAGAGGCGAAGAAGCTGCGCTGCTCCAGCTGCAAGGCGGTGTTCCGCCTGGTGCGCAAGGGTGAGCGGAGTGCTGCACCGCCGACGGCCGGGCTGAAGGTGGTGGTAGCCAACGAGAGCGGCGCCTTCTGCAAGGCGGTCGAGAAGGTTCTGGCCGCCGAGCCTTTCAAGCTCTTTCTCTGCACCGACGGCAAGGAGGCGCTGGAGACTGTGCAGCGGGAGAAACCTGCGGTGCTTCTTCTCGACGTGGCCCTTCCCACCATGTTCGGATTCGAGGTCTGCGAGCGGGTGCGCCAGGACCCCGCGCTTTCCGGCGTGAAGATCGTGCTCATCGCCTCGATTTACGACAAGACCCGTTACAAGCGTTCGCCGAACTCCCTTTACGGCGCCGACGACTACATCGAAAAGCACCATATCCCGGACTCGCTGGTCTCCATGATCTACCGGCTCACCTCCGGCGGGATGCCCCCCGTGGTGCGTCCGACCGAGAGTGAACTTGCCGCGCAGGAGCAAAGCCGCAGCGAGATCAGGCAGTGTGAGGTTGAGGAGACCTCCATGGCCGTGCCGCCCGCTTCCGAAGCGGCCCCGTCCCCCGCAGCCGTCCCCGCTCCCGAGGAGGTCCCGGTTCCCGAGGCAGCACCGATTCCGGTGGAAGTACCTGCCCCGGTTGAGGTCCCTGCACCGGTCGAGATCCCTGCACCGGTCGAGGCACCTGCACCGGTCGAGGCACCTGCACCGGTCGAGATCCCCGCACCGGTCGAGGCACCGGCTCCCGTTGAAGCGCCTGTACTCGAAGCTGCCCAGGAAGTGCCGGCGCCCCCGGTTACTCTCGCTGCACCCGCAGCTTCCCCGGCTCCTGCACAGCAACTGCCGGAGGAACAGGTCAAGGCGCGGCGTCTGGCGAGGATCATCGTCTCCGATATCGTCCTCTACAACCAGGCGAAGGTGGAGCTGGGGGTGCGCGAAGGGAGTTTTTACAACCTTTTGGCCGACGACATCAGGGAAGGAGAATACCTGTACCAGCAGCGTGTTTCCCAGCAGGTACGGGACACCACCACCTTCCTGAAGGACGCCTTCGAGGAACTGATCGCGAAAAAAAGAGCCGAACTGAACGTCTAG
- a CDS encoding GAF domain-containing protein: MQKDDERLVHSRGEEFLQVFKKGAEFTQDLLRENERLRYRLLELEKCQLVGEAAPASELTKLSERIADLEREKQEILDRIKQVEEENQDFAARYIEIEDENNNLANLYIASYQLHSTLDFKEVLQIITEIIINLIGAEEFAILLLDEKSDELQAVSTEGVERSEIPVVRLGKGIIGGVAQSGESHFAADCDAYERDFNAPMVCIPLKIKEHVIGVLAIYKLLMQKKEFAAVDYELFTLLAGHAATAIFSSRLYSDSERKLSTIQGFIDLLTK; encoded by the coding sequence ATGCAAAAGGACGATGAACGTTTGGTTCATAGCAGGGGCGAAGAGTTCCTGCAGGTTTTCAAGAAGGGAGCGGAGTTCACCCAGGATCTGCTCCGGGAGAACGAGCGCCTGAGGTACCGGCTGCTGGAGCTTGAGAAGTGCCAGCTTGTGGGCGAAGCCGCGCCTGCTTCCGAGCTCACCAAGCTGAGCGAGCGGATCGCGGACCTGGAAAGGGAGAAGCAGGAGATCCTGGACCGGATCAAGCAGGTCGAGGAGGAGAACCAGGACTTCGCCGCGCGGTACATCGAGATAGAGGACGAGAACAACAACCTCGCCAACCTCTACATCGCGAGCTATCAGCTCCACTCCACGCTCGACTTCAAGGAAGTGCTCCAGATCATCACCGAGATCATCATCAACTTGATCGGTGCAGAGGAGTTCGCCATCCTTCTTCTGGACGAGAAGAGCGACGAGCTGCAGGCGGTCTCCACCGAGGGGGTGGAACGCAGCGAGATCCCGGTGGTGCGCCTTGGCAAGGGGATCATCGGCGGGGTGGCGCAGTCCGGCGAGAGTCACTTCGCTGCCGACTGCGACGCCTACGAGCGCGACTTCAACGCCCCGATGGTCTGCATCCCGCTCAAGATCAAGGAGCACGTCATCGGCGTTCTCGCGATCTACAAGCTGTTGATGCAGAAAAAGGAGTTCGCCGCGGTCGATTACGAGCTCTTCACCCTGCTCGCCGGGCATGCCGCGACCGCGATCTTCAGTTCGCGTCTTTACAGCGACTCGGAGCGGAAGTTGTCGACCATCCAGGGGTTCATTGATCTCTTGACGAAATAA
- a CDS encoding CheR family methyltransferase: MPYFEPELQLTEEEFRLIRDLIYNHCGLFFDDDSKYLLDRRLSQRVFHHNLSGFREYYQFLKYDRRKEEEVADIMDLLTTNETYFFREAFQLRAFTDEIVPELLKLKQRERTLRIWSAGCSTGEEPYTIAMLLLEMGLHGWRIEIVGSDISHRVVQQARKGVYTKSSFRATEEHYLKRFFVETDEGYRICDEVRELVTISQMNLFDANRLALLGKMDVIFCRNVIIYFDQSSKKRVIESFYNTLRGGGYLLLGHSESLMNISTAFALKHLKNDMVYQKTDTISGGVAS; this comes from the coding sequence ATGCCATATTTCGAACCGGAACTGCAACTGACGGAAGAAGAATTCCGCCTGATCAGGGACCTGATCTACAACCACTGCGGCCTCTTTTTCGACGACGACAGCAAGTACCTTCTCGACCGTCGTCTGTCGCAGAGGGTATTCCATCACAACCTGTCCGGCTTCCGCGAGTACTACCAGTTCCTGAAGTACGATCGCAGAAAGGAGGAGGAGGTCGCCGACATCATGGACCTCCTCACCACGAACGAGACCTACTTCTTCCGTGAGGCCTTCCAGCTCAGGGCCTTCACCGACGAGATCGTGCCGGAGCTTTTGAAGCTGAAGCAGCGCGAGCGCACCCTGCGCATCTGGAGCGCCGGCTGTTCCACCGGGGAGGAACCCTACACCATCGCGATGCTCCTCCTCGAGATGGGGCTTCATGGGTGGCGCATCGAGATCGTCGGCTCGGACATAAGCCACCGCGTGGTGCAGCAGGCCCGCAAGGGGGTCTACACCAAGTCCTCGTTCCGGGCAACCGAAGAGCACTACCTGAAGCGCTTCTTCGTCGAAACCGACGAGGGGTACCGCATCTGCGACGAGGTCCGGGAGCTGGTCACCATCAGCCAGATGAACCTTTTCGATGCCAACCGGCTGGCGCTTCTGGGGAAGATGGACGTGATCTTCTGTCGCAACGTGATCATCTATTTCGACCAGAGCTCGAAGAAAAGGGTGATCGAATCTTTCTACAACACGCTGCGCGGCGGCGGGTACCTCCTGCTGGGGCACTCCGAGTCGCTCATGAACATATCGACCGCGTTTGCGCTGAAACATTTGAAAAACGACATGGTCTATCAGAAGACAGATACGATTAGCGGCGGAGTGGCCTCGTGA
- a CDS encoding response regulator, with the protein MSDYNVLIVEDSPTMRQLIAFALKRIRGVRIVEANDGVDGLKKLSSERFDLILTDINMPIMDGLKLVSLVRNDANYKAIPIVVITTEGAQEDRERALALGANDYITKPIQPTKILDVAKGLLRIV; encoded by the coding sequence ATGTCAGATTACAACGTATTGATAGTCGAAGATTCACCCACCATGAGGCAGCTCATCGCCTTTGCGCTGAAGCGGATCAGGGGGGTGCGCATCGTCGAGGCCAACGACGGGGTCGACGGTCTGAAGAAGCTTTCCTCGGAGCGTTTCGACCTGATTCTCACCGACATCAACATGCCCATCATGGACGGGTTGAAGCTGGTGAGCCTGGTGCGTAACGACGCCAACTACAAGGCGATCCCGATCGTGGTCATCACCACCGAAGGAGCCCAGGAAGACCGCGAGCGCGCCCTGGCCCTGGGGGCAAACGACTACATCACCAAGCCGATCCAGCCGACGAAGATCCTCGACGTCGCCAAGGGGCTGCTCAGGATCGTCTAG
- a CDS encoding protein-glutamate methylesterase/protein-glutamine glutaminase encodes MKKIRVVVVDDSAYNRRAITKMLEELPGVQVVGYATNGEEGIRRVIDLTPDLVTLDLEMPRMDGFTMLRILMASTPVPVIVISSTSGDEKVFKALELGAVDFIAKPTSVISDELLTIQQDLHRKVQAVFKLNMARVQRRVEPAPPPPEVTVPAVAGGANSSMDIVAIGSSTGGPPALQRIFASFREAPPFAMVVSQHMPAGFTTAFAERLNRSSGFDVREAKDGDEVVAGRALIAPGGRNLIFERSGEKVVARVVPPGLKDRYVPSVDVMFRSCAELYRNRMLAVVLTGMGNDGAAGVREAKKAGAQIVAESEESAVVFGMPREAIATGVVDRVVPMDAMVREIVLRCGLVPRFG; translated from the coding sequence GTGAAAAAGATACGGGTAGTAGTCGTCGACGATTCAGCCTATAATCGGCGCGCCATCACCAAGATGCTGGAGGAACTCCCGGGCGTTCAGGTGGTGGGATACGCCACCAACGGCGAGGAGGGGATCCGCAGGGTCATCGACCTCACCCCCGACCTGGTGACGCTGGACCTAGAGATGCCGCGCATGGATGGTTTCACCATGCTCCGCATCCTGATGGCGAGCACGCCGGTCCCGGTGATCGTGATCAGTTCGACCTCCGGCGACGAGAAGGTTTTCAAGGCGCTCGAGCTTGGCGCCGTGGATTTCATCGCCAAGCCGACCAGCGTCATCTCGGACGAGCTTTTGACGATCCAGCAGGACCTGCACCGGAAGGTCCAGGCGGTCTTCAAACTGAACATGGCGCGGGTGCAGAGGCGGGTCGAACCGGCCCCTCCCCCCCCCGAGGTCACCGTTCCGGCGGTCGCCGGCGGCGCCAACAGCAGCATGGATATCGTTGCCATCGGCTCCTCCACAGGAGGTCCGCCGGCGCTGCAGCGCATCTTCGCCTCGTTCAGGGAGGCGCCTCCCTTCGCCATGGTCGTGTCTCAGCACATGCCGGCCGGCTTCACCACCGCTTTTGCCGAGAGACTGAACCGCAGCAGCGGCTTCGACGTGCGCGAGGCGAAGGACGGCGACGAGGTGGTCGCCGGGCGTGCGCTCATCGCGCCGGGCGGGCGGAACCTCATTTTCGAGCGGTCCGGGGAGAAGGTGGTCGCCAGGGTGGTTCCTCCCGGGCTCAAGGACAGGTATGTTCCGTCGGTGGACGTTATGTTCCGCTCTTGCGCCGAACTCTACCGTAACCGGATGCTCGCCGTCGTGCTGACCGGGATGGGGAACGACGGTGCCGCCGGGGTGCGCGAGGCCAAGAAGGCGGGCGCGCAGATCGTCGCGGAATCCGAGGAGTCCGCCGTGGTCTTCGGCATGCCGCGTGAGGCGATAGCGACGGGAGTTGTGGACAGGGTGGTTCCCATGGATGCCATGGTGCGGGAAATAGTGCTTCGTTGCGGCCTCGTGCCGCGATTTGGTTGA
- a CDS encoding chemotaxis protein CheW, with protein MNLAEIRKKASRGEAPRTAQEWTAPQAEPAPQAPQAEPAPQPAQDAPAEHETDEFAELEFEPAAVDPDPLPQASRPWQAETQAFDSFEEESEVFDPAAVILKGRESASFDIEVSPQDVLDAASVELLCFRVASEEYAISIMDIKEIIKPREVTEVPRVPSFVRGILSLRGNIIPVFDIKARLGLVDGAVSERERIVVVKRENGYAGVLVDEVVQVVRIAEGGIEPPPVVLEGIDREFVLGIGRVSGRMLILLDMEKVLDVGLL; from the coding sequence ATGAATCTTGCAGAGATCAGAAAGAAGGCTTCCCGCGGGGAGGCGCCGAGGACGGCCCAGGAATGGACAGCGCCTCAGGCTGAGCCCGCGCCGCAAGCGCCTCAGGCTGAACCCGCGCCGCAACCGGCGCAGGATGCTCCGGCGGAGCACGAGACGGACGAGTTCGCCGAACTCGAATTCGAACCGGCTGCCGTCGACCCGGATCCGCTGCCGCAGGCATCCCGCCCATGGCAGGCGGAGACACAGGCGTTTGACTCCTTCGAGGAAGAGTCTGAGGTCTTCGACCCGGCCGCGGTGATCCTCAAGGGGCGCGAATCGGCCTCCTTCGATATCGAGGTCTCCCCGCAGGACGTACTGGACGCGGCCAGCGTGGAGCTTCTCTGCTTCAGGGTGGCGAGCGAGGAGTACGCCATCAGCATCATGGACATAAAGGAGATCATCAAACCGCGCGAGGTGACCGAGGTTCCCAGGGTGCCGAGTTTCGTCCGCGGCATCCTCTCCCTGCGCGGCAACATCATCCCGGTTTTCGACATCAAGGCGCGCCTCGGCCTCGTCGACGGGGCGGTCTCCGAGCGCGAACGCATCGTGGTGGTGAAGCGGGAAAACGGCTACGCCGGCGTCCTCGTGGACGAGGTGGTGCAGGTCGTGCGCATCGCCGAGGGTGGGATCGAACCGCCGCCGGTGGTCCTCGAGGGGATCGACCGAGAGTTCGTGCTCGGCATCGGCCGGGTGAGCGGCAGGATGCTCATCCTGCTCGACATGGAAAAGGTACTGGACGTAGGGCTTTTGTAG
- a CDS encoding chemotaxis protein CheW, producing the protein MTEDLQEIQVACLRMDEGLYAVDIMRIREIIRVPKLAPLPRALPFVEGVINLRGSVIPVVDLRKRFGLPPAENKETARLLILSISGQPLALMVDEVTEMITIPMRELKAPPRGVRIVGSEYMVGLCLVQEVPVMLLNIDALLTFQEKAQLGCFTPQTGTTSTTKKSQAC; encoded by the coding sequence ATGACTGAGGATCTGCAGGAAATCCAGGTCGCCTGCCTGCGCATGGACGAGGGGCTGTACGCCGTTGATATCATGCGCATCAGGGAGATCATCAGGGTTCCCAAGCTCGCGCCGCTGCCGAGGGCGCTCCCGTTCGTAGAGGGGGTGATCAACCTGCGCGGTTCGGTGATCCCTGTCGTCGATCTGAGGAAGCGCTTCGGGCTTCCCCCCGCTGAAAACAAGGAGACCGCGCGTCTTTTGATCCTCTCCATCTCGGGGCAACCGCTGGCCCTTATGGTGGATGAGGTAACCGAGATGATCACCATCCCGATGCGGGAGCTGAAGGCGCCGCCGCGCGGCGTGAGGATCGTGGGGAGCGAGTACATGGTGGGGCTTTGCCTGGTGCAGGAGGTGCCGGTGATGCTCCTGAACATAGACGCCCTGCTCACCTTCCAGGAGAAGGCCCAACTGGGCTGCTTCACCCCCCAGACGGGGACCACTTCCACGACGAAAAAGAGCCAAGCATGCTGA